In Acidobacteriota bacterium, a genomic segment contains:
- the rpmF gene encoding 50S ribosomal protein L32, whose protein sequence is MPNPKRRHSSTRRDKRRTHDSLTAPSLSQCTHCHEPKMPHRVCPHCGYYKGRAVIEVERV, encoded by the coding sequence ATGCCCAATCCAAAACGACGTCACTCGAGCACCCGGCGCGACAAGCGGAGGACGCACGACTCGCTGACCGCGCCGTCGCTCTCGCAGTGCACGCACTGCCACGAACCCAAGATGCCGCACAGGGTGTGCCCGCACTGCGGATACTACAAGGGGCGCGCGGTCATCGAGGTCGAGCGCGTCTGA
- the plsX gene encoding phosphate acyltransferase PlsX, with translation MPARIAVDAMGGDNAPRAVVEGSLAAAREWGHRILLVGREDAIRAEMERLKVRDGEMEIVHAPETIEMHEPPVLALRRKKHSSIRVGAHLVREGRADGFVSAGNTGAVMACAKVSLGTIQGIDRPAVTAVLPNLRGRSVWLDVGANVDCRPEHIRQFAVMGSIYAREILHVASPRVGLLSIGEEDTKGNDLTKEVFKELRGASLNFIGNVEGRDIFNGNCDVIVCDGFTGNVSLKAIESVSEMILVFLKQELKSSLLARAGLALARPALKRFKKTVDYAEYGGFPLLGVKGAVIIGHGRSSPKAIKNAVRACAEAAASGVNDRIHDVIASDPSLKRVVERVGT, from the coding sequence ATGCCAGCGCGCATCGCGGTTGACGCGATGGGCGGGGACAACGCGCCCCGCGCCGTCGTCGAAGGCTCTCTCGCGGCCGCCCGCGAGTGGGGCCATCGCATCCTGCTCGTCGGACGAGAGGACGCGATCCGCGCCGAGATGGAGCGGCTGAAGGTCCGGGACGGCGAGATGGAGATCGTGCACGCCCCCGAGACGATCGAGATGCACGAGCCGCCCGTCCTCGCGCTTCGCAGGAAGAAGCACTCCTCGATCCGCGTCGGAGCCCACCTGGTCCGCGAGGGTCGCGCCGACGGATTCGTGAGCGCGGGAAACACCGGCGCGGTCATGGCCTGCGCGAAGGTCTCGCTGGGCACCATCCAGGGGATCGATCGTCCCGCGGTCACCGCGGTCCTGCCGAACCTCAGGGGACGATCGGTCTGGCTGGACGTCGGGGCCAACGTCGACTGCCGGCCCGAGCACATCCGCCAGTTCGCCGTGATGGGCTCCATCTACGCGCGCGAGATCCTCCACGTCGCCAGCCCGCGCGTCGGCCTCCTCAGCATCGGCGAGGAGGACACGAAGGGGAACGACCTGACGAAGGAGGTCTTCAAGGAGCTTCGCGGGGCCAGCCTCAATTTCATCGGCAACGTCGAGGGGCGCGACATCTTCAACGGAAACTGCGACGTCATCGTCTGCGACGGGTTCACGGGCAACGTTTCGCTGAAGGCCATCGAGAGCGTCTCGGAGATGATCCTCGTCTTCCTCAAGCAGGAGCTGAAGAGCTCGCTCCTGGCGCGCGCGGGCCTGGCGCTCGCGCGGCCGGCGCTGAAGCGGTTCAAGAAGACGGTGGACTACGCCGAGTACGGCGGCTTCCCCCTCCTCGGCGTGAAGGGAGCGGTCATCATCGGGCACGGCCGTTCGTCGCCGAAGGCGATCAAGAACGCGGTGCGCGCGTGCGCCGAGGCGGCCGCGAGCGGCGTGAACGATCGCATCCACGACGTGATCGCCTCGGACCCCTCGCTCAAGCGCGTCGTCGAGAGGGTCGGCACGTGA
- a CDS encoding ketoacyl-ACP synthase III has product MKTLSAVIRGTGSSLPEKVVTNFDLEKLVETSDEWIATRTGIRERRVAREGETMSQFAVQASVRALEMANTPAAAIDLVICATVTPDMPIPSTACIIQHRLGATKAAAFDLSAGCSGFTYALSIANQFIRSGTYRHVLVIGAELLTKYLDWSDRTTCILFADGAGAVVLSGEETEGRGIVATAIHADGSMADYITLPGGGTLHPPTAESVKSGLHFIRMKGNETFKLAVRSIEEVCREVLAAAGVAPSEVDLFVPHQANTRIIDAVGSRLGVPKEKVFLNIERMGNTSSASIPIALDEANRKNLIRPGDRVLFAAFGAGLTWGAALVRW; this is encoded by the coding sequence GTGAAGACGCTCTCCGCGGTGATCCGGGGGACCGGTTCCTCGCTTCCGGAGAAGGTCGTCACGAACTTCGACCTCGAGAAGCTCGTCGAGACATCCGACGAGTGGATCGCGACGCGCACGGGAATCCGCGAGCGGCGCGTCGCGCGGGAAGGCGAGACGATGTCGCAGTTCGCCGTCCAGGCGAGCGTGCGCGCCCTCGAGATGGCGAACACTCCGGCCGCGGCCATCGATCTCGTCATCTGCGCGACCGTCACCCCGGACATGCCGATCCCGTCCACGGCGTGCATCATCCAGCACCGGCTCGGGGCGACGAAGGCGGCAGCGTTCGACCTCTCGGCGGGCTGCTCGGGGTTCACCTACGCCCTGTCGATCGCGAACCAGTTCATCCGGTCGGGCACCTATCGCCACGTCCTCGTGATCGGCGCCGAGCTCCTGACCAAGTATCTCGACTGGAGCGATCGCACCACGTGCATCCTCTTCGCCGACGGGGCCGGCGCGGTCGTCCTCTCGGGCGAGGAGACGGAGGGGCGCGGGATCGTCGCCACGGCCATTCACGCGGACGGCTCGATGGCCGACTACATCACGCTCCCCGGGGGGGGCACGCTCCACCCTCCGACGGCCGAGAGCGTGAAGTCCGGCCTGCACTTCATCCGGATGAAGGGGAACGAGACGTTCAAGCTCGCCGTGCGATCGATCGAGGAGGTCTGCCGCGAGGTGCTCGCCGCGGCGGGAGTGGCCCCGTCGGAGGTCGACCTCTTCGTCCCGCACCAGGCCAACACCCGCATCATCGACGCCGTGGGGAGCCGCCTCGGGGTGCCCAAGGAAAAGGTGTTCCTCAACATCGAGCGGATGGGGAACACGTCGTCCGCGTCCATCCCCATCGCGCTCGACGAGGCGAACCGGAAGAATCTCATCCGCCCGGGGGACCGGGTCCTCTTCGCGGCCTTCGGCGCCGGCCTCACGTGGGGCGCCGCGCTCGTCCGCTGGTAG
- the fabD gene encoding ACP S-malonyltransferase, which produces MPAGSPAFLFPGQGSQSVGMGRALVSIHPLAAEIFRSADAVLGYRLSRICFEGPETELQLTANAQPAILTLSVAAARVLAERGVKPAIVLGHSLGEYSALVVAGAVSFEDAVLAVHRRGVYMQEAVPVGEGAMAALLGIEAAAAEEICDAARAEGLGVVSVANDNAPGQIVIAGGTAAVERAIVLAKDRGARRAMRLPVSAPFHCELMAPARDRLAADLEKLAFRDLAIPLVTNVDAAPIGTGAEARASLVRQVTGRVRWTESIRRLRAMGADRAIECGPGQVLAGLVKRIDPQIRIASCGDPETLDAAATFATGS; this is translated from the coding sequence ATGCCGGCCGGATCCCCCGCTTTCCTCTTCCCCGGACAGGGGTCGCAGTCGGTCGGCATGGGCCGAGCCCTCGTGTCGATCCACCCGCTCGCCGCGGAGATCTTCAGGAGCGCCGACGCCGTCCTCGGATACCGGCTCTCGCGGATTTGCTTCGAAGGGCCGGAGACCGAGCTCCAGCTGACCGCGAACGCCCAGCCCGCGATCCTCACGCTCAGCGTCGCGGCGGCCCGGGTTCTCGCGGAGCGCGGCGTGAAGCCGGCCATCGTTCTCGGGCACTCGCTCGGCGAGTACTCGGCGCTCGTCGTGGCCGGCGCCGTGAGCTTCGAGGACGCCGTCCTCGCGGTGCACCGGCGCGGGGTCTACATGCAGGAGGCGGTGCCGGTGGGTGAGGGGGCGATGGCGGCCCTCCTCGGCATCGAGGCCGCCGCGGCGGAGGAGATCTGCGACGCGGCCCGGGCCGAGGGGCTGGGGGTCGTCTCCGTGGCGAACGACAACGCGCCGGGGCAGATCGTGATCGCGGGCGGCACCGCCGCCGTCGAGCGGGCCATCGTCCTCGCGAAGGACCGCGGCGCGAGGCGGGCCATGCGGCTCCCGGTGAGCGCCCCGTTCCACTGCGAGCTCATGGCCCCCGCGCGCGACCGGCTGGCGGCCGACCTCGAGAAGCTCGCGTTCCGGGATCTCGCGATCCCGCTCGTCACGAACGTCGACGCCGCGCCGATCGGCACGGGCGCGGAGGCTCGCGCCTCGCTCGTCCGCCAGGTGACGGGTCGCGTGAGGTGGACCGAATCCATCCGGCGGCTTCGCGCCATGGGGGCGGATCGGGCGATCGAGTGCGGCCCGGGTCAGGTGCTCGCGGGCCTCGTGAAGCGGATCGACCCTCAGATCCGGATCGCATCGTGCGGCGATCCGGAGACGCTGGACGCCGCGGCGACGTTCGCCACCGGAAGCTGA
- the fabG gene encoding 3-oxoacyl-ACP reductase FabG, producing MTDGPLAGKVTLVTGASRGIGRSIALAAAAAGSDVALVARDRARLAEVGGEIRALGVRAHECESDLALPGAAERAVESCAGALGGVHHLVANAGVTHDQLLMRLKPADWDHVIATNLTASFGLCRAAIAGMVKGRYGRIVLISSISGLMGNPGQSAYAASKAGLVGLGRSLAREVGSRSITVNVVAPGLIDTDMVRAMPEKAREALMSNIPLGRLGAPEDVAAAVVYLLGPGGAYVTGTILNVSGGLYM from the coding sequence ATGACCGACGGGCCCCTCGCAGGAAAGGTGACGCTCGTGACCGGCGCGAGCCGGGGGATCGGCCGATCCATCGCCCTCGCCGCCGCCGCGGCCGGATCGGATGTCGCCCTGGTCGCCCGGGATCGCGCCCGCCTCGCCGAGGTCGGGGGCGAAATCAGGGCGCTCGGCGTGCGCGCGCACGAGTGCGAGTCCGATCTCGCCCTCCCCGGCGCGGCGGAGCGGGCGGTCGAATCGTGCGCCGGCGCGCTGGGCGGCGTCCACCACCTCGTCGCCAACGCCGGGGTCACGCACGATCAGCTCCTGATGCGCCTCAAGCCGGCCGACTGGGATCACGTGATCGCGACGAACCTCACCGCCTCGTTCGGCCTCTGCCGCGCGGCGATCGCGGGGATGGTCAAGGGGCGGTACGGACGCATCGTGCTCATCTCGTCGATCTCCGGCCTGATGGGGAATCCCGGGCAGAGCGCGTACGCGGCGAGCAAGGCCGGCCTCGTCGGCCTCGGCCGCTCGCTCGCGCGCGAGGTCGGCTCGCGCTCGATCACCGTCAACGTCGTCGCGCCCGGGCTCATCGACACGGACATGGTGCGGGCGATGCCCGAGAAGGCGCGCGAGGCGCTGATGTCGAATATTCCGCTCGGCCGCCTCGGCGCTCCGGAGGACGTCGCCGCCGCCGTCGTGTATCTTCTGGGCCCCGGCGGAGCCTACGTGACGGGGACGATTCTCAACGTTTCCGGTGGCCTGTACATGTAG
- the acpP gene encoding acyl carrier protein: protein MNIEEKVKSIIVEQLGVEEDEVTPAASFAEDLGADSLDQVELVMALEEEFNLEISDEEAEKIKTVQDAVSYIQSHK from the coding sequence ATGAACATCGAAGAGAAGGTGAAGAGCATCATCGTCGAGCAGCTCGGCGTCGAGGAGGATGAGGTCACGCCGGCCGCATCTTTCGCCGAGGATCTCGGCGCCGATTCGCTGGACCAGGTCGAGCTCGTCATGGCCCTCGAGGAGGAGTTCAACCTGGAGATCAGCGACGAGGAGGCGGAGAAGATCAAGACCGTGCAGGACGCCGTCTCCTACATCCAATCCCACAAGTAG
- the fabF gene encoding beta-ketoacyl-ACP synthase II: MQRRVVVTGIGLVSPLGVGTEENWKNLLAGRSGIGPITRFDAADYATRIAGEVKGFDPAAFIPKKDVKKMDVFIQYALAAAQFALEDAKLTIAPEEADRVGVYIGSGIGGLPSIESQHRELLEGGPRKISPFFIVGLIVNLASGQVSIRFGAKGPNLANSTACATGTHAVGDSFRMIARGDADAMICGGAEGVITPLAVGGFCAMRALSTRNDDPERASRPFDRDRDGFVMGEGAGIVLLEELERAGRRGAPIYAEVVGYGVSADAFHVAAPSADGDGPWRVMRNAARDAGIEPSEIDYINAHGTSTPEGDRVETLAIKRLFGEAAGKVAISSTKSMTGHLLGAAGGIETGITALAVKHGIMPPTINLTNRDPELDLDYVPNEARRRDIRYALNNSFGFGGTNACLLLAKHGAHEARTGERS, translated from the coding sequence TTGCAGCGCAGAGTCGTCGTCACGGGAATCGGGCTCGTCAGCCCGCTGGGCGTCGGGACGGAGGAGAACTGGAAGAACCTCCTCGCCGGGCGCAGCGGCATCGGCCCCATCACGCGCTTCGACGCCGCGGACTACGCGACCCGCATCGCGGGTGAAGTGAAGGGGTTCGATCCGGCGGCGTTCATTCCGAAGAAAGACGTCAAGAAGATGGACGTCTTCATCCAGTACGCCCTCGCGGCGGCCCAGTTCGCGCTCGAGGACGCGAAGCTGACGATCGCGCCCGAGGAGGCGGATCGGGTCGGCGTCTACATCGGGTCGGGAATCGGCGGCCTCCCCTCGATCGAGAGCCAGCACCGGGAGCTGCTCGAAGGCGGCCCCCGAAAGATTTCGCCCTTCTTCATCGTCGGCCTCATCGTCAACCTGGCGAGCGGGCAGGTTTCCATCCGCTTCGGCGCGAAGGGGCCGAACCTCGCCAACTCCACCGCCTGCGCCACGGGCACGCACGCCGTCGGCGACTCGTTCCGGATGATCGCGCGCGGGGACGCGGACGCGATGATCTGCGGCGGCGCGGAGGGGGTGATCACCCCCCTCGCCGTGGGCGGGTTCTGCGCGATGCGCGCCCTCTCCACCCGGAACGACGACCCCGAGAGGGCCTCGCGCCCGTTCGACAGGGATCGCGACGGCTTCGTGATGGGCGAGGGGGCGGGAATCGTCCTCCTCGAGGAGCTCGAGCGCGCCGGCCGGCGGGGGGCGCCGATCTACGCCGAGGTCGTGGGTTACGGGGTGTCGGCCGACGCCTTCCACGTCGCCGCCCCCTCGGCCGACGGCGACGGGCCGTGGCGCGTGATGCGCAACGCCGCCCGCGACGCAGGGATCGAGCCGTCCGAGATCGACTACATCAACGCCCACGGCACCTCGACCCCCGAGGGAGATCGCGTCGAGACGCTCGCGATCAAGAGGCTGTTCGGGGAGGCGGCGGGGAAGGTGGCCATCTCGTCGACGAAGTCGATGACGGGGCATCTCCTCGGCGCGGCGGGCGGGATCGAGACGGGGATCACCGCCCTCGCCGTGAAGCACGGGATCATGCCGCCCACGATCAATCTCACGAACCGCGATCCCGAGCTCGACCTCGACTACGTGCCGAACGAGGCGCGGCGGCGCGACATTCGATACGCCCTCAACAACTCCTTCGGATTCGGCGGCACCAACGCCTGCCTGCTGCTCGCGAAGCACGGCGCCCATGAGGCGCGGACGGGAGAGCGCTCGTGA
- a CDS encoding electron transfer flavoprotein subunit beta/FixA family protein: protein MKIAVTIKAVPDTETKIVVAPGGRAIDESNVTFVVNPYDEYALEEALRIREAQGAGEVIVVTVGPDRSAQALRTCLAAGADSAVHVKDAAADATDALGIAKILAAVMKSLSPDLILAGKYAIGGDHQLVPAMLAELLEIPHVAVVTKLQISGKQATAEREIEGAVEVVETSLPCVVTAQKGLNEPRYASLKGIMAAKKKPIAEKSLAALGLDAAAVAPKIVWEKLELPAKKGAGKILKGEDDAAGAARELVRLLHDEAKVI, encoded by the coding sequence GTGAAGATTGCCGTGACGATCAAGGCGGTGCCGGACACCGAGACCAAGATCGTCGTCGCCCCCGGCGGGCGCGCCATCGACGAGTCGAACGTCACCTTCGTCGTCAATCCGTACGACGAGTACGCCCTCGAGGAGGCGCTCCGGATCCGGGAGGCGCAGGGGGCCGGGGAGGTGATCGTCGTCACGGTCGGCCCCGATCGATCGGCCCAGGCGCTCCGCACCTGCCTCGCGGCCGGCGCCGACTCGGCCGTTCACGTGAAGGACGCGGCGGCCGACGCGACGGACGCCCTCGGCATCGCGAAGATCCTCGCGGCCGTGATGAAGTCGCTGAGCCCCGACCTGATTCTCGCCGGCAAGTACGCCATCGGCGGCGATCACCAGCTCGTGCCGGCGATGCTGGCCGAGCTCCTCGAGATCCCCCACGTCGCGGTCGTGACGAAGCTGCAGATCTCGGGAAAGCAGGCGACGGCGGAGCGGGAGATCGAGGGGGCGGTCGAGGTGGTCGAGACGAGCCTCCCCTGCGTCGTCACGGCGCAGAAGGGCCTCAACGAGCCCCGCTACGCGAGCCTGAAGGGAATCATGGCCGCGAAGAAGAAGCCGATCGCGGAGAAATCCCTCGCCGCGCTCGGGCTCGACGCGGCGGCGGTCGCGCCGAAGATCGTCTGGGAGAAGCTCGAGCTTCCGGCGAAGAAGGGGGCGGGAAAGATTCTGAAGGGCGAGGACGACGCCGCGGGCGCCGCGCGCGAGCTCGTGCGGCTCCTCCACGACGAGGCCAAGGTCATCTGA
- a CDS encoding electron transfer flavoprotein subunit alpha/FixB family protein — MATVLVFAESRDGKLKKVAFECLGEGRRIAQASGGTVAAVVVGANASALAAELCARGADVVCTVSDPRLALYAPMAYARALREAAVAVAADIVLIPASAMGKDLAARLAARLDTAVAADCVAISEAGGRVTAVRPVYSGKAMATVSFQNAKPAVVTLRPNVFAPAGGSPGKGEVRALQVSFGDGDFAARTTSVKLPEGAEVDVAEADIVVSGGRAMKGPENFSYIRDLAGALGGSVGASRAAVDAGWIDHSHQVGQTGKVVSPKLYVACGISGAIQHLAGMSSSKVIVAINKDPEAPIFKIADYGIVGDLYALLPLLVQEIRKLKAS, encoded by the coding sequence ATGGCGACGGTGCTGGTCTTCGCGGAGAGCCGGGACGGCAAGCTGAAGAAGGTGGCCTTCGAGTGCCTCGGCGAGGGACGCCGGATCGCGCAGGCGTCGGGGGGGACCGTCGCGGCCGTCGTCGTCGGAGCGAACGCTTCCGCGCTCGCGGCCGAGCTCTGCGCCCGCGGCGCGGACGTCGTCTGCACCGTCTCCGATCCCCGGCTCGCCCTCTACGCGCCGATGGCGTACGCGCGCGCCCTGCGTGAGGCCGCCGTCGCGGTCGCCGCCGACATCGTCCTCATCCCGGCGTCCGCGATGGGGAAGGATCTCGCCGCCCGTCTCGCCGCGCGGCTGGACACGGCGGTCGCCGCGGACTGCGTCGCGATCTCGGAGGCGGGGGGGCGCGTGACGGCCGTCCGGCCCGTCTACTCGGGCAAGGCGATGGCCACCGTCTCGTTCCAGAACGCCAAGCCCGCGGTCGTCACGCTGCGCCCGAACGTCTTCGCGCCGGCGGGGGGCTCCCCCGGCAAGGGGGAGGTGAGGGCTCTCCAGGTCTCGTTCGGCGACGGCGATTTCGCCGCCCGCACGACGTCGGTCAAGCTTCCCGAGGGGGCCGAGGTGGACGTGGCCGAGGCCGACATCGTCGTCTCGGGCGGTCGCGCCATGAAGGGGCCGGAGAACTTCTCGTACATCAGGGATCTGGCCGGGGCGCTGGGCGGGTCGGTGGGCGCGTCCCGCGCGGCCGTGGACGCCGGCTGGATCGATCACTCCCACCAGGTCGGGCAGACGGGGAAGGTCGTCTCGCCGAAGCTCTACGTCGCCTGCGGGATCTCCGGCGCGATCCAGCACCTCGCCGGGATGTCGTCGTCGAAGGTGATCGTCGCGATCAACAAGGACCCCGAGGCCCCCATCTTCAAGATCGCCGACTACGGCATCGTCGGCGATCTCTACGCCCTGCTCCCGCTCCTCGTCCAGGAGATCCGGAAGCTCAAGGCCTCCTGA
- the hprK gene encoding HPr(Ser) kinase/phosphatase, translated as MSSAATHPTIRVRDLLTGDASHLRLECIAGKIGLDKEITVARIQKPGLALAGFIEYIHAGRVQILGQSEITFLMGLDGARRREILDAVCACGVTCFVITKALDPPPELFEAADRFEIPLLKTAEVSSATIDNLTDYLEETLAPRVTIHGVFLDVYGVGTLLLGESGVGKSECALDLVVRGHRLVSDDVVEIRRRAGVLNGHGPSLTQYHMELRGLGIINIKDLFGVAAVRERKDLEMVIRLDPWQEGKEYERLGLDEKHYEILGARVPYIEMPVAPGRYLSVLIEVAARNHLLRAQGYVPSRDLADRLDREIARGSRRSSGR; from the coding sequence ATGAGCTCCGCGGCGACCCACCCCACCATCCGCGTCCGGGACCTGCTCACCGGCGACGCGTCGCACCTGCGCCTCGAGTGCATCGCGGGGAAGATCGGCCTCGACAAGGAGATCACCGTCGCCCGGATCCAGAAGCCGGGCCTCGCCCTCGCCGGGTTCATCGAGTACATCCACGCCGGGCGCGTCCAGATCCTGGGCCAGAGCGAGATCACGTTCCTCATGGGGCTCGACGGCGCGCGCCGCCGCGAGATCCTCGACGCCGTCTGCGCCTGCGGCGTCACCTGCTTCGTCATCACGAAGGCCCTCGATCCTCCGCCGGAGCTGTTCGAGGCGGCGGACCGCTTCGAGATCCCGCTGCTGAAGACCGCCGAGGTCTCCTCGGCGACGATCGACAACCTGACCGACTACCTCGAGGAGACGCTGGCCCCGAGGGTCACGATCCACGGGGTCTTTCTCGACGTCTACGGCGTCGGCACGCTCCTTCTGGGCGAGAGCGGCGTGGGGAAGAGCGAGTGCGCGCTCGACCTCGTCGTGCGCGGCCACCGCCTGGTCTCGGACGACGTCGTCGAGATCCGCCGGCGCGCGGGGGTGCTGAACGGGCACGGCCCGTCCCTGACGCAGTACCACATGGAGCTGCGCGGCCTCGGCATCATCAACATCAAGGACCTCTTCGGCGTCGCCGCGGTCCGCGAGCGGAAGGACCTCGAGATGGTCATCAGGCTCGATCCCTGGCAGGAGGGGAAGGAGTACGAGCGCCTGGGCCTCGACGAGAAGCACTACGAGATCCTCGGAGCGCGGGTCCCCTACATCGAGATGCCCGTCGCCCCGGGGCGCTACCTCTCGGTGCTCATCGAGGTCGCGGCCCGCAACCATCTTCTCCGCGCGCAGGGATACGTCCCCTCCCGGGATCTGGCCGATCGGCTGGATCGCGAGATCGCGCGCGGATCCCGGCGGAGCTCCGGGCGGTGA
- the rapZ gene encoding RNase adapter RapZ: MSLARFVVITGLSGAGKSLTANCFEDMGYYCVDNLPIKLMPVFCDLVSRSAQGMSKVAMVVDIREGAFLRDFPEIVAQLRAEEREVFILFLDSADDVLLRRFSETRRPHPLSQSGSLEEGIRREREALQPVRDRADKIIDTSKFNVHELRAYLFDFFEASRRDALLVSMVSFGYKFGLPLDADIVLDVRFLPNPHFQEALRGMSGLDAEVAAFLDASEVYRQYYVKIYSLMEFLMPHFVAEGKSYVTLAIGCTGGRHRSVAIAQRLGDDLGRAGYRVRTVHRDIAKG; the protein is encoded by the coding sequence GTGAGCCTGGCGCGCTTCGTCGTCATCACCGGCCTCTCGGGGGCCGGCAAGAGCCTCACCGCGAACTGCTTCGAGGACATGGGGTACTACTGCGTCGACAATCTCCCGATCAAGCTGATGCCCGTCTTCTGCGATCTGGTCTCGAGGTCGGCGCAGGGGATGTCGAAGGTCGCGATGGTCGTCGACATCCGCGAGGGGGCCTTCCTCCGCGACTTCCCGGAGATCGTCGCGCAGCTCCGCGCCGAGGAGCGCGAGGTCTTCATCCTCTTCCTCGACTCGGCCGACGACGTGCTGCTCCGCCGGTTCAGCGAGACGCGCCGCCCGCATCCCCTGTCGCAGAGCGGCTCGCTCGAGGAGGGGATACGGCGCGAGCGCGAGGCGCTCCAGCCCGTGAGGGATCGCGCCGACAAGATCATCGACACCAGCAAGTTCAACGTCCACGAGCTCCGGGCGTACCTCTTCGACTTCTTCGAGGCGAGCCGGAGGGACGCGCTGCTCGTCTCGATGGTCTCGTTCGGCTACAAGTTCGGGCTGCCCCTCGACGCCGACATCGTGCTGGACGTCCGGTTCCTCCCGAACCCGCACTTCCAGGAGGCGCTCCGGGGGATGTCGGGGCTCGACGCCGAGGTGGCCGCGTTCCTCGACGCCTCGGAGGTGTATCGTCAGTACTACGTGAAGATCTACTCGCTGATGGAGTTCCTGATGCCGCACTTCGTCGCGGAGGGGAAGTCCTACGTGACGCTCGCCATCGGATGCACGGGAGGCCGGCACCGGTCCGTGGCGATCGCGCAGCGGCTCGGGGACGATCTCGGGCGCGCGGGATACCGCGTGCGGACCGTCCACAGGGACATCGCGAAAGGATGA
- a CDS encoding PTS sugar transporter subunit IIA, translated as MIGALVVTHGDLARELVRAANRILGPIEKLESVPIGWDEDVDAARRQIQDAVARVRGDDGVLIMTDMFGGTPANLSLSFLEKDQVEIITGVNLPMLIRFCKLRAEPCRLSEAAEGVWAGAREHIRIATASLKPRDEGHPGSLEPRRHEAR; from the coding sequence GTGATTGGTGCGCTCGTCGTGACGCATGGAGATCTCGCCCGGGAGCTGGTCCGGGCGGCGAACCGGATCCTGGGGCCGATCGAGAAGCTGGAGTCGGTTCCCATCGGATGGGACGAGGACGTGGACGCGGCGCGGCGGCAGATCCAGGACGCCGTGGCGCGCGTCCGCGGGGACGACGGCGTGCTGATCATGACCGACATGTTCGGCGGCACGCCCGCGAATCTGAGCCTGTCGTTCCTCGAGAAGGACCAGGTCGAGATCATCACCGGCGTGAACCTGCCGATGCTGATCCGTTTCTGCAAGCTCCGCGCGGAGCCGTGCCGCCTCTCCGAGGCGGCCGAGGGGGTGTGGGCGGGGGCGCGGGAGCACATCCGCATCGCCACCGCGTCGCTCAAGCCGCGCGACGAGGGACACCCCGGCTCCCTCGAGCCGAGGCGGCACGAGGCCCGATGA
- a CDS encoding HPr family phosphocarrier protein → MTEKEIVISNRLGLHARAAAKFVQAASRFRARINLSRDGQNVDGKSILGILMLAAAQGSRLMLRADGPDESEAVGALAALVDGKFGEGQ, encoded by the coding sequence ATGACCGAGAAGGAGATCGTCATCAGCAACAGGCTCGGCCTTCACGCGCGCGCCGCCGCGAAGTTCGTCCAGGCGGCGTCGAGGTTTCGCGCGCGCATCAACCTGTCGCGCGACGGTCAGAACGTCGACGGGAAATCGATTCTCGGGATCCTGATGCTCGCCGCCGCGCAGGGGAGCCGCCTGATGCTCCGGGCGGACGGGCCGGACGAGTCGGAGGCCGTGGGTGCGCTCGCCGCGCTCGTCGACGGCAAGTTTGGAGAGGGACAGTGA